A genomic window from Tolypothrix sp. PCC 7910 includes:
- a CDS encoding M23 family metallopeptidase gives MTQLNNSAHKRLATTKRFAATLPAQSLCWLSSVSLLANGFVLAQTETSIDNIVPTIENPQPSAVTVPVKKDTVTPEPTRPQVEFSERRVRLKKRLNRENVSQSSQPVTPAKPKVEAAEPVVIRRAQPQVETSTREEKPKTTIATPKPLQTVPEKLPEVATPANTSKSPVGSTEVEPKQDYNNAYIDPTDYKVGGSSYQAPNSVIITERSSGCRTTLPTGQAISGSFCAKPSNQRVAEGNTKAAPSWLRRSQSSKLATAPVVRPIANTATSRWRSPQVAAENTVATRIAASVTKTAYRPNRFIPNPSEFSPTKVSETAIAPSGGTLPPPMADGNIAPRPSMVAYDFPLASTLPQIPFAPRVAYNGQGMMFPLSIPAPITSLFGWRIHPITGDRRFHAGTDLGAPMGTPVLAASRGQVESADWMGGYGLAVTINHPSAQQTLYGHLSQIFVRPGQMVEPGTVIGQVGSTGNSTGPHLHFEVRHLTQNGWVATDPGVYLNTALSQMIQPAQTAQLTKEPGS, from the coding sequence ATGACGCAGCTCAATAACTCTGCCCATAAACGTTTGGCAACAACAAAACGCTTTGCTGCAACGCTACCAGCACAGAGTCTCTGTTGGCTGAGTAGCGTTAGCCTTTTAGCTAACGGCTTCGTGTTAGCGCAAACGGAAACATCTATAGATAACATCGTTCCTACTATTGAAAATCCTCAGCCTAGTGCTGTCACAGTTCCTGTTAAAAAAGATACTGTAACTCCAGAACCTACTCGCCCACAGGTAGAATTTTCCGAACGGCGAGTCAGACTGAAAAAGAGATTAAATCGGGAAAATGTTTCTCAATCATCACAGCCAGTCACACCTGCAAAACCAAAAGTAGAAGCGGCTGAACCTGTGGTAATTAGACGCGCACAACCCCAAGTTGAAACCAGCACTAGAGAAGAAAAACCCAAAACTACAATCGCCACACCTAAACCTTTACAGACTGTACCGGAAAAACTGCCAGAAGTTGCCACACCAGCCAACACTTCTAAAAGTCCGGTCGGTAGCACGGAAGTTGAACCAAAACAAGATTACAATAACGCCTATATTGACCCCACCGATTACAAAGTAGGCGGTTCTAGCTACCAAGCACCCAATTCTGTAATCATCACAGAACGCTCTAGTGGTTGTCGCACTACTTTACCCACAGGACAAGCTATATCAGGTAGTTTTTGTGCTAAACCTAGCAATCAGCGTGTAGCTGAGGGTAATACCAAAGCAGCACCCTCTTGGCTTAGAAGAAGTCAAAGCTCTAAGTTAGCAACCGCGCCTGTTGTGAGACCAATTGCCAATACAGCTACCAGCAGATGGCGCAGTCCCCAAGTAGCGGCAGAGAATACTGTAGCGACTCGCATTGCGGCTAGCGTCACCAAGACCGCTTATCGTCCCAATCGCTTTATTCCTAACCCCAGCGAATTTTCTCCCACCAAAGTTAGCGAAACTGCCATCGCACCCAGTGGTGGCACTTTACCACCGCCAATGGCAGATGGAAATATTGCACCCCGTCCTAGCATGGTGGCTTACGACTTTCCTTTAGCTTCTACACTACCGCAAATTCCCTTCGCCCCTAGAGTCGCCTATAACGGTCAGGGAATGATGTTCCCCTTATCCATCCCCGCACCAATTACCTCATTATTTGGCTGGCGGATTCATCCCATCACAGGCGATCGCCGCTTCCACGCTGGTACAGATTTAGGTGCGCCGATGGGTACACCAGTTTTAGCCGCCTCTAGAGGTCAAGTAGAAAGTGCTGATTGGATGGGTGGCTACGGTTTAGCTGTCACCATTAACCACCCTTCTGCTCAACAAACTCTCTACGGTCACTTGTCACAAATCTTTGTGCGACCCGGTCAAATGGTAGAACCAGGAACCGTAATTGGGCAAGTTGGTAGCACTGGTAACTCCACAGGCCCCCACCTGCACTTTGAAGTCCGCCAC